GACAAAACCCTTGAAGCTCAGATGAAGGGGATGACGAATGTCATGCGTCAACAAATGCAGCAGGCCGGCGGCAATGACGAAGAGCTGGTCAATTTTCAAATGAAGGCCATGGAGGAGATGTTTGCTGACATGGACTGGGGGACAATTAAGGACGGCTTGATCGAGGTTTATGCCGAGGTTTTCACCAAAGACGAACTCACGGGAATTGTGGATTTCTATGCGACACCATCCGGCCAGGCCAGTCTTGATAAAGCCCCTGAGCTGAATGTGAAGACCATGGAAATTATGACCCCAATGATTCTGGAAGCATCTCAGAACATGCAGCAGAAAATGATGCAATTTCAGCAGGAGCGTCAGAAAAAAGCTGCTGAAGCAGCAGCTGAGTAAGGCGCCCTCTTTTCGATTCCCGTCTTATCTTTAGTATTGGGCTGGGCCCAATTTCGATTTTCGGCCCAACCCAATAACCTTTTGGGCGGTTCCCAATGATCTTTTTGGCTGGGCCCAAAAGACTGATGGGCCTAGCCCAATTTCACATTCAGCCAAGCGCGGCAAAAAAACCACGTAGCTTGTCGTGATCTTTAATGCCTGGTGATGCTTCAACGCCGCTGTTGACGTCGACGACCCGTGCGCCGGACTGGCGGACTGCTTCGCGGATGTTGTCTGGTGAAAGACCACCGGCGAGGATGAAGCGCGTGTCGGGATAGCTGGCCATTAAATTTGCAAAGCCAGTCCAGTCTCCGGTTTCGCCCGTGCCGCCTACTTGCCCTTTTTTATAGGTGTCGATAACGAAAGTGTCGGCATAAGGGAGAAGCGCCTTGGGAAAGTCCTGATCAGGTGGGAAATGCGGGGCCAGCCACAGGTTTTCTTTTCCCACGATCTCAGACCACGCAGCTATCGTTTCCAGAGGGACATCCAGCTTGAAGTGAATCTGAAAATGGTCAAAGCCGAGGTCGCCATGATGTTCCAGTTCTTTGATGCTTGGAGCAACATCGACACATACGCGTTTGCCTACGGGAAAGGAGTTGGACAACAGGCGTGCCTGCGCTTCTGTAGCCATGCGTGCTGAGCCATCATAGCGAATCACTCCGAGATAGTCCGCACCAAGCTCAAGTGCGAGCAAACCATCTTCGACTTTCGTGAGTCCGCAGACTTTGATATGTGTGGAACCGACCATTGGCTCTTAAGATAAGTGAGAAGTCAGAAGTGAGAAGCCAGAAGTTGTTCTATGTCAAAAAACCTCTTATAAAAAAGCCACTGTGCATTTGCGCGTCAGTGGCTGAAAAATTGAGTGATTGTGAAAACGCTAGGCCATTTTTTTACGTTTGCGCCAGTGTCGCAGACCAGCTGCTCCAAGGGCAAGCGCACCTAAGCCGGCGACTGTTGTCGCAGGTTCGGGAATAGCGCTGGGTGTTGTAATTGGAGCGCCTGAATCTTCGTAGGCCCAGCGGTGAATGGTGAGGCTGGCTGTTGAGAGCGGAGAGTTGTTCCATTCAACTTCGGCCCAGCCGAATAAATCCGGACTGGAATCTGTGTGGTTAAAAATGAAGCCAATGAAGACAGGTGTGTTCATTGGTATTTCTGGTGAAGCAAACCTTGCTACAGATGAAGCATTTCCAGTCGCAAACTTAGTCGTGTTTACTGAGAAATCGTAACCAACATTTTCTATGTTATGAGTAGCTAGATAAAATGTTTTAACAAGGACCGTCGCAAACCTGTGTGCCTGTTTTGCACCAGCAAAAATTGTGCGATTTAAAACCGTTGTAGTGGTATTGGTGCCGCGTTGTATAAAAAAGCCTGCATCTGCAGAATCGTAAGGATGGACAAAGCCTGCGGTGAAGTCAGAAATGCCTGTTACGTTTGCTGTGTTGATGACTTCACCATCGATATCCCAATAGAGTGCGTTCGTTCCTGGCAGTCCGATGGTGGCTGAATTGTTATAGGTTACTACGGCGGCATCGACCGCAGGCGCTGTGATTAATAGGCTGGAGAGCGAATTCCGAACAGTTGCGTTATTTTTCATTTTCAGTGTTCTTAGTAGAGTTAATAAATTGTGTTAAAATGAATTAACTATTGCAGCTCTGGTAAGAAAAAAGCCGTCCTGCTTATGGTAACAACGGCTTGGTGTTTCAGTTCGTTCGTCTGTTCTTACGCCACTGGCGAAGTCCGGCTGCTCCCAAGGCTAGAGTACCCAGGCCGATTGCTGTTGTGGTCGGCTCAGGAACGGGTGTCACAATGGGAGTGTCCGGGTCAGTTTCATAGGCCCAGCCTTCGATTCTGAAAATCCCATCCATTTCTACTGTATCATCAAAAATGACGTTCACATAGCCATAGTTGAAAGTAGTCCCTCCATCCGTGCTGAAACGAAATCCAATGATCCCAGGCGTGTTTATCTGGAACGGACCACAGGTGCAGTAAGAAAAATAACCGATGCCGTAAGGTGCGGTATTAGTGAAATTCGATGGGCCGAGCTGATAACTGTTGCCAAGATTCTGAGCTATGGGCCCGGTCGAATTTTGAATACTGCCGACGCGGCTGGTAACCGCCGTATTGAGTTGTGCGCCAATGAAACCAAGTGAAACCGCATTGAAGACCATGTTCACACTGGTTTTTGATGCGACCATGCTGGATATTTGAGTCGGCCCACTGACCAGGGCCGTACTGCTGTTGTTTCCATCTATATCCCAAAATAGTGTGTTATCACCAACTCCCGGAGGACCGAAAGAAAAGGTTGTATTATTGAAAACGACAGCGGCATCGAGCATTCCAGTGGCAGCAAATAAGCCCGCAAGGGCTGAGGTGGTAGTCTTTATAGTAGTAGTATCGTTATTCATTACGGTAATATTTTTAGTAAAACTTCTGTAAGAGCGCAAACTAAAAGCCGCCGGGCACAATGCACCGGCGGCCTCAAAAGCATGTAAACGCCTCAACCTAACTTGCTTGCTTGCGCTTGCGCCATTGACGAATTCCAGCTGCCCCTAGTGCTAACACCGCAAGGCCTTTTGCAACATTCCGAGGCTCGGGCACTGGTGCGACTGTTATAGCCGTATCTGCATTGCTTTCATAGGCCCAACCATCAATTACGAGTGAGTTCGCTTCTAATGTCACCACAGCATAGCCATAGTGATAGCTGGTGCCGTTGTCATTGCTAAAGCGGAATCCCAGATATCCGGGCGTGTCTGTTGCGAATTGGGGACCTCGAATATAGCCGAACCCAGCTGTCGGTTGAGCGTTTTGAAAGTTACTCGTTCCCAAAACATAGCCACTTGCTAAGTTTGCCGCCGAACTAAAGGTCGCAGTTTGCACACTGGCGATGAGAGAGGTGGTTCTCTGCCATTGTGCTCCCAGCATAATTGGAAACTGGCCTCGTATGACGAACTCCGCACTGGTTTGGTTTTGGAAGAATACAGAGGTTATGTTACTAGGGATAGTCGAGACGGGCGATTTGGAGTAAACCTGAGTATTGTTTCCATCAATATCCCAAATCAGTACATTGTTGTTACCAACGGTGTCGCTTACAGTGAAGCTACTTGTGTTCGTTACAACAGCGGCAGAGGCCGCTTGGCTGGCCGCTATCAGGCCGGTGATGCTGGGGATTGTTGATTTAGCTTTATTGTAGTAGTGTTTCATTGCCTTTTCTGAAGACAAAGCCCTACGACTTGTCAAACTAAAAGCCGCCGAGCACAATGCACCGGCGGCCTGAAAGGTTTTGTTGTGACTCTACTTATGCGACAGTAACTTCGTCGCAGAGGTAAACGTCCTGAATCGTGTGGAGGAGCTTTGCGCCTTCGTCGATTGGGCGTTGGAATGCCTTACGACCAGAGATCAGACCCATGCCACCGGCACGCTTGTTGATCACAGCAGTCTTGACTGCGTCGCCGAAGTCATTGGCACCGGATGCACCACCGGAGTTGATCAGACCCTGGCGGCCCATGTAGCAATTTGCGATCTGGTAACGGGTCAGGTCGATTGGATTATCGCTGGTCAGTTCCGTGTAAACACGTTCGTCGATCTTACCATAGCTTGAGCCACCCATGTTGAGTGCCTTGTAGCCGCCGTTATTCTCAGGGAGTTTCTGCTTGATGATATCCGCTTCAATGGTGACACCGAGGTGATTGGCCTGGCCGGTGAGGTCGGCTGACACGTGGTAATCAACACCGTCTTTCTTGAAGGCATCATTACGGGTGTAGCACCAGAGGACAGTCGCCATACCGAGCTCATGTGCGCGGTAGAAGGCTTGGGAAACTTCGATGATCTGACGGTTGCTTTCTGGTGAGCCGAAGTAAATCGTTGCACCGATTGCAGCGGCACCCATGTCAAAAGCCTGTTCAACCTGGGAGAACATGATCTGGTCAGCCTGATTCGGGTAGGTCAGCAGCTGATTGTGGTTCACTTTGACCATGAACGGAATCTTGTGCGCATACTTGCGCGAGTTGCTACCGAGGACGCCGAGAGTTGAGGCGACACTGTTGCAGCCACCTTCGATTGCGAGCTTGATGATGTTTTCGCTGTCGAAGTAGTCCGGGTTCTTGGCGAACGATGCGCCGGCACTGTGCTCAATGCCCTGGTCGACAGGGAGGATGCTGACATAACCTGTGCCCGCCAGGCGGCCAGTGTTCAAAATCCATTCAAGGTTATTGAGGACGCGCTGGTTGCGGTCAG
The Rubellicoccus peritrichatus DNA segment above includes these coding regions:
- a CDS encoding DUF2059 domain-containing protein; translated protein: MKTNIIPSVIILVIGSCLSAFAEKPEDSGIVLRGVLDMGSKKLFSVSTPGGSSKDWVELGGGFREYELVSYDPETQMLTVVRDGEELKVPMAGATEVNASAEEISMEERVAEARRIMDIINFEETLDKTLEAQMKGMTNVMRQQMQQAGGNDEELVNFQMKAMEEMFADMDWGTIKDGLIEVYAEVFTKDELTGIVDFYATPSGQASLDKAPELNVKTMEIMTPMILEASQNMQQKMMQFQQERQKKAAEAAAE
- a CDS encoding phosphoribosylanthranilate isomerase, translated to MVGSTHIKVCGLTKVEDGLLALELGADYLGVIRYDGSARMATEAQARLLSNSFPVGKRVCVDVAPSIKELEHHGDLGFDHFQIHFKLDVPLETIAAWSEIVGKENLWLAPHFPPDQDFPKALLPYADTFVIDTYKKGQVGGTGETGDWTGFANLMASYPDTRFILAGGLSPDNIREAVRQSGARVVDVNSGVEASPGIKDHDKLRGFFAALG
- a CDS encoding PEP-CTERM sorting domain-containing protein translates to MKNNATVRNSLSSLLITAPAVDAAVVTYNNSATIGLPGTNALYWDIDGEVINTANVTGISDFTAGFVHPYDSADAGFFIQRGTNTTTTVLNRTIFAGAKQAHRFATVLVKTFYLATHNIENVGYDFSVNTTKFATGNASSVARFASPEIPMNTPVFIGFIFNHTDSSPDLFGWAEVEWNNSPLSTASLTIHRWAYEDSGAPITTPSAIPEPATTVAGLGALALGAAGLRHWRKRKKMA
- a CDS encoding class I fructose-bisphosphate aldolase is translated as MINQIEEYLGDDAKDLLTHECKTISKDRLHLPGSDFVDRIFAQTDRNQRVLNNLEWILNTGRLAGTGYVSILPVDQGIEHSAGASFAKNPDYFDSENIIKLAIEGGCNSVASTLGVLGSNSRKYAHKIPFMVKVNHNQLLTYPNQADQIMFSQVEQAFDMGAAAIGATIYFGSPESNRQIIEVSQAFYRAHELGMATVLWCYTRNDAFKKDGVDYHVSADLTGQANHLGVTIEADIIKQKLPENNGGYKALNMGGSSYGKIDERVYTELTSDNPIDLTRYQIANCYMGRQGLINSGGASGANDFGDAVKTAVINKRAGGMGLISGRKAFQRPIDEGAKLLHTIQDVYLCDEVTVA